The Daucus carota subsp. sativus chromosome 9, DH1 v3.0, whole genome shotgun sequence genome window below encodes:
- the LOC108200723 gene encoding small ribosomal subunit protein uS14z/uS14y/uS14x-like, translating to MGHSNIWNAHPKTYGPGSRACRVCGNPHGIIRKYGIMCCRQCFKTNAKEIGFVKYR from the exons ATGGGTCATTCGAACATATGGAACGCTCATCCCAAGACCTACGGTCCAGGCTCTCGAGCTTg CCGTGTTTGTGGGAATCCTCATGGAATTATTAGAAAGTATGGGATAATGTGTTGCAGACAATGCTTCAAAACAAATGCCAAGGAGATCGGCTTTGTTAAG TATCGTTAA
- the LOC108202109 gene encoding zinc finger BED domain-containing protein RICESLEEPER 2-like: MNFLLGLLRGRVLRISCKLLNHLLSVAQKLQKAFELFESMDPYFASELNEANGVPTTWDWANVRRMVDILVHFYELTIRISGSLYVTSNIFYHEISTVNYLLKDWMKSDDIDVSLMGERMKEKYDKYWGDVHKMNKLIYVAVVVDPRYKLEFIEFALGEEYGKEVGWKLANDTSLVIRELFEEYKRTSQPQTTQTNQQGQPSSNTSSLHSTSSRASSLGARFMRQKMASGEVESKCELDIYLRESVFVTKNDDEFDILKWWKVNSSRFPILSQLARDVLAIPISTVASESAFSTGGRVLDCYRSSLTPKIVEGLICAQDWLRGAKRPKTIEEDINDLEKFEEVFSALSLKEFAQANTIDLDME; the protein is encoded by the exons ATGAACTTCCTTTTAGGTTTGTTGAGGGGGAGGGTTTTAAGGATTTCATGCAAACTACTCAACCACTTGCTAAGTGTTGCTCAAAAACTTCAAAAAGCATTTGAGTTATTTGAAAGCATGGATCCATACTTTGCTAGTGAGCTTAATGAGGCCAATGGGGTGCCTACAACTTGGGATTGGGCTAATGTTAGAAGGATGGTTGATATCTTGGTTCATTTTTATGAACTTACTATTAGAATTTCGGGTTCTTTGTATGTCACATCTAATATATTCTATCATGAGATTAGCACGGTCAATTATTTATTGAAAGATTGGATGAAGAGTGATGATATTGATGTGAGTTTAATGGGTGAGagaatgaaagaaaaatatgacaAATATTGGGGTGATGTGCATAAAATGAACAAACTCATATATGTTGCGGTTGTTGTTGATCCTAGATACAAATTAGAGTTTATTGAGTTTGCACTTGGTGAGGAATATGGAAAAGAAGTTGGTTGGAAGTTGGCAAATGATACAAGTTTAGTGATAAGAGAGTTATTTGAGGAATATAAGAGGACTTCTCAACCTCAAACCACCCAAACCAATCAACAAGGTCAACCTTCAAGTAACACCTCAAGCCTCCATTCAACATCTTCACGGGCATCTTCTTTGGGAGCTAGATTCATGAGGCAAAAAATGGCTAGTGGAGAAGTAGAATCCAAGTGTGAATTGGATATTTATCTAAGAGAGAGTGTGTTTGTTacaaaaaatgatgatgagtttgatattttgaaatggTGGAAAGTTAATTCAAGTAGATTTCCCATTCTCTCACAACTTGCTCGTGATGTACTAGCAATTCCCATTTCTACCGTAGCATCGGAATCCGCTTTTAGTACGGGTGGAAGAGTTCTTGATTGTTATAGGAGTTCTTTGACTCCAAAAATTGTGGAGGGTTTGATTTGTGCTCAAGATTGGTTGCGAGGAGCCAAACGTCCAAAAACTATTGAGGAAGACATAAACGATCTTGAGAAATTTGAAGAag TATTTTCTGCCCTTTCATTAAAGGAGTTTGCTCAAGCTAATACTATAGACCTGGACATGGAATG A
- the LOC108200379 gene encoding QWRF motif-containing protein 2: MMVATISEVVSSNSSRNNKASPVSDNSRRPLEKDNGINPRKPKLRQVASRYLTPSPSSSSSSVSTSSLRRCASPLVSRNSTSSSGSHSPGVLPKRSVSVDRRRPFRQDLESKVGNVSEVSAASKMLVTSTRSLSVSFQGEAFSLPISKTKVTPASPNKSNVRKGTPERKRSNTPVKGKPDGGGDQVENSRPTDQHRWPARSRQPNPLYRSADCNSDLNSKLIGSGNVVRALQQSMNGERRASFDGRLSLDLGNAEVLKSVVEQQPNRNSLNISSVASDLTTSDTDSVSSSSTSGMQECNGVPLGRNGPRGIVASARFWQETNSRLRRLQDPGSPLSTSPGSKLGVPPKFIQSKKFQSDSQLSSPRTMASPNRGGIRPASPSKLITSVASSPSRGMISPSRVRQSVSSTISSHFTETPSVLSFSVDVRRGKVGENRLVDAHLLRLLYNRQLQWRFVNARIEATLLVQKRRAEKNLWNAWLTISDLRDSVTKRRHRLRLLKQKLKLASILKGQMVFLEDWASLDTDHAVSLFGAIEALKASTLRLPVVGALADIHSMEEAVSSAVDVMQAMGSSICSLLLKVEELNFLVAELAQVRGKERALLEQCKDFLSVLAAMQVKYCSLRTHLLQHNHIPTT, from the exons ATGATGGTAGCTACAATTTCTGAAGTAGTTTCAAGTAACTCATCAAGAAACAATAAAGCAAGTCCAGTTAGTGATAATTCAAGAAGGCCCCTTGAGAAAGATAATGGAATTAACCCTAGAAAACCTAAATTGAGGCAAGTTGCTTCAAGATATTTGACCCCTTCACCTTCAAGTTCTAGTTCTTCAGTTTCTACATCATCTTTGAGAAGGTGTGCATCTCCTTTGGTTTCGAGAAATAGTACAAGTAGTTCAGGTAGTCATAGTCCTGGTGTGTTGCCTAAAAGGTCGGTTTCCGTGGACCGGAGGAGACCCTTTAGGCAGGATCTTGAATCTAAAGTAGGGAATGTTAGTGAAGTTTCAGCTGCTAGTAAAATGCTGGTGACTTCTACTAGGAGTTTATCTGTATCGTTTCAAGGGGAGGCATTTTCGCTTCCTATTAGTAAGACTAAAGTTACTCCAGCTTCACCTAATAAGAGTAATGTGAGGAAGGGTACACCGGAAAGGAAGAGGAGTAATACTCCAGTGAAGGGTAAGCCTGATGGTGGCGGAGATCAAGTGGAGAATTCTAGACCAACTGACCAGCATAGGTGGCCTGCTAGAAGCAGACAACCGAATCCTTTATACAGGAGTGCGGATTGTAATAGTGACCTAAATAGTAAGCTAATTGGATCCGGAAATGTTGTAAGGGCACTTCAGCAGTCGATGAATGGCGAGAGGAGGGCATCTTTTGATGGTAGATTAAGTCTTGATTTGGGCAATGCGGAGGTTCTAAAGTCAGTTGTTGAACAACAACCAAATCGAAATTCACTTAATATTTCATCTGTGGCTTCTGATCTTACTACATCAGATACAGATAGTGTTTCTTCAAGTAGCACCTCAGGAATGCAAGAATGCAATGGGGTACCCCTTGGACGTAACGGGCCTCGTGGAATTGTTGCATCAGCAAGGTTTTGGCAAGAAACTAACAGCCGGTTGAGGAGGTTGCAGGATCCTGGTTCACCATTATCAACAAGTCCTGGTTCAAAATTGGGAGTCCCGCCAAAGTTTATTCAGTCAAAAAAGTTCCAAAGTGACAGTCAGTTATCATCACCACGCACAATGGCATCCCCTAATCGAGGAGGTATTAGACCTGCATCACCAAGTAAGCTTATCACATCTGTCGCATCATCGCCTTCAAGGGGGATGATTAGTCCATCTCGGGTCCGACAGTCAGTTAGCAGTACCATTAGTAGTCATTTCACTGAAACACCCTCAGTTCTCAGTTTTAGTGTTGATGTCCGAAGGGGGAAAGTAGGGGAAAATCGTTTAGTTGATGCTCATCTCTTGAGGCTTCTGTATAACCGACAATTGCAGTGGCGCTTTGTAAATGCTAGGATAGAAGCTACATTGTTGGTGCAGAAACGCAGAGCAGAG AAAAACCTATGGAATGCATGGCTAACAATCTCAGATCTACGTGATTCTGTCACAAAAAGAAGGCACAGACTACGGCTGCTGAAGCAGAAATTAAAATTAGCTTCCATCCTTAAAGGACAG ATGGTGTTTCTTGAAGACTGGGCGTCTCTGGATACAGACCACGCTGTTTCATTGTTTGGAGCAATAGAAGCATTGAAGGCTAGCACACTTCGGCTTCCAGTTGTTGGAGCATTG GCTGACATTCATAGTATGGAAGAAGCAGTTAGTTCAGCAGTTGATGTGATGCAGGCAATGGGGTCCTCAATATGCTCACTTTTGTTAAAG